A genome region from Microbacterium profundi includes the following:
- the tsaD gene encoding tRNA (adenosine(37)-N6)-threonylcarbamoyltransferase complex transferase subunit TsaD, which yields MSEPLVLGIETSCDETGIGIVRGRTLLSNTIASSMDEHARYGGVIPEVAARAHLEALQPSIEAALAEAQVRLEDLDAIAVTSGPGLAGALMVGVGAAKGLAVSLGKPLYAVNHLVGHIAADIVTPDSDPLEYPTIALLVSGGHTSLLHVRDLTTDVELLGETMDDAAGEAFDKVARLLSLPYPGGPEIDRAAVDGDPKAIRFPRGLSKAPDLEKHRYDFSFSGLKTAVARWVERCEAAGEEVPVADVAASFREAVVDVLVTKALAACADLGVPRLLLGGGVIANKRLRDVAIERAAAAGVTVRIPPLSLCTDNGAMIAALAADLISSGRRPSTLAFGADSTLPVTEIQVAQAPTEDSA from the coding sequence ATGAGTGAACCCCTGGTCCTCGGCATCGAGACGAGCTGCGACGAGACGGGCATCGGCATCGTCCGCGGACGCACGCTGCTGTCGAACACGATCGCATCCAGCATGGACGAGCACGCCCGCTACGGCGGCGTCATCCCCGAGGTCGCCGCCCGCGCGCACCTCGAAGCACTCCAGCCGTCGATCGAGGCCGCGCTCGCCGAGGCGCAGGTGCGACTGGAAGACCTCGACGCGATCGCCGTCACCAGCGGTCCCGGTCTCGCCGGTGCGCTCATGGTCGGCGTCGGAGCGGCGAAGGGGCTTGCGGTGTCGCTCGGCAAGCCGCTGTACGCCGTGAACCACCTCGTCGGACACATCGCCGCCGACATCGTCACGCCGGACTCCGACCCGCTCGAGTATCCGACGATCGCGCTGCTCGTCTCGGGAGGCCACACCTCGCTGCTGCACGTGCGCGACCTCACCACCGACGTCGAACTGCTCGGCGAGACCATGGATGACGCGGCGGGAGAGGCCTTCGACAAGGTCGCCCGGCTGCTGTCGCTGCCGTATCCAGGCGGGCCGGAGATCGACCGTGCGGCTGTCGACGGCGACCCCAAGGCGATCCGCTTCCCACGGGGGCTCTCGAAGGCGCCAGACTTGGAGAAGCACCGCTACGACTTCTCGTTCTCCGGGCTGAAGACCGCCGTCGCCCGCTGGGTCGAGCGGTGCGAGGCCGCGGGCGAAGAGGTGCCGGTGGCCGATGTCGCCGCGAGCTTCCGCGAAGCAGTCGTCGATGTGCTCGTCACCAAGGCTCTTGCCGCGTGTGCCGACCTGGGCGTGCCTCGGCTGCTGCTCGGCGGCGGCGTGATCGCCAATAAGCGCCTGCGCGACGTCGCGATCGAGCGTGCTGCGGCCGCGGGAGTGACCGTGCGGATCCCGCCGCTTTCGCTCTGCACCGACAACGGCGCGATGATCGCCGCGCTCGCCGCAGACCTGATCAGCTCGGGCCGCCGCCCGTCCACGCTCGCGTTCGGCGCCGATTCCACGCTGCCGGTCACCGAGATCCAGGTGGCTCAAGCGCCGACAGAGGATTCCGCATGA
- the groES gene encoding co-chaperone GroES, with protein sequence MSVSIKPLEDRIVIQQVEAEQTTASGLVIPDTAKEKPQEGEVVAVGPGRIDDNGNRVPLDVSVGDRVLYSKYGGTEIKFGADEYLVLSARDVLAVVVR encoded by the coding sequence GTGTCGGTTTCCATCAAGCCGCTCGAGGACCGCATCGTCATCCAGCAGGTCGAGGCAGAGCAGACCACCGCTAGTGGACTGGTCATCCCCGACACCGCCAAGGAGAAGCCCCAGGAGGGCGAGGTCGTGGCTGTCGGCCCCGGCCGCATCGACGACAACGGCAACCGCGTTCCGCTCGACGTGTCCGTCGGCGACCGCGTCCTGTACAGCAAGTACGGCGGCACCGAGATCAAGTTCGGCGCCGACGAGTACCTGGTGCTCTCGGCTCGCGACGTTCTCGCAGTCGTCGTTCGCTGA
- the glmS gene encoding glutamine--fructose-6-phosphate transaminase (isomerizing) → MCGIVGYVGPRPSQDILIAGLARLEYRGYDSAGIAVIDENGDLGMRKKAGKLSMLRDSLADAPLGDGTTGIGHTRWATHGGPTDVNAHPHLAADDKLAVIHNGIIENFSALREDLLSDGVTFLSETDTEVAAALLGREYAKSGNLQDAFQNVVNRLEGAFTLLAMHEDHPGLVVGARRNSPLVIGLGEGENFLGSDVAAFVEHTRKALAIGQDQIVSITPSEVTVTDFEGNPVEAEPFDVSWDAAAAEKGGWSSFMAKEVAEQPQAVANTILGRVHDGQVVIPELDGLDELFIGINRVIITACGTASYAALVGKYAIEQWARVATDVELAHEFRYRDPVIGDDTLVISISQSGETMDTLMAVKYARERGARTLSICNTQGATIPRESDAVVYTHAGPEVAVASTKAFSAQITALLLLGLHMGRVRQTLTDDTAVSELADLPDKIARVLAEEHDHVSQLAGWMADTRSVLFLGRHVGYPIALEGALKLKEISYIHAEGFAAGELKHGPIALIEPGQPVFVIVPSPRHSALIHSKVVSNIQEIRARGARVIVIAEEGDAAVLPFADEVIHIPLAGPMFEPVLAVVPLQIFAMALATAKGLDVDQPRNLAKSVTVE, encoded by the coding sequence ATGTGTGGAATCGTCGGATACGTGGGCCCGCGCCCCAGCCAGGACATCCTTATCGCCGGCCTCGCCCGACTCGAGTATCGCGGGTACGACTCCGCCGGTATCGCGGTCATCGACGAGAACGGCGACCTCGGGATGCGCAAGAAAGCCGGAAAGCTCAGCATGCTGCGCGACTCGCTCGCCGATGCTCCGCTCGGCGACGGCACGACCGGGATCGGCCACACGCGGTGGGCGACGCACGGCGGGCCGACCGACGTCAACGCGCATCCTCACCTCGCCGCTGACGACAAGCTCGCCGTCATCCACAACGGCATCATCGAGAACTTCTCCGCCCTGCGCGAAGACCTGCTCTCCGACGGTGTGACGTTCCTCAGCGAGACCGACACCGAGGTCGCCGCAGCCCTGCTCGGCCGCGAATACGCCAAGAGCGGCAACCTGCAGGACGCGTTCCAGAACGTCGTCAACCGCCTCGAGGGCGCGTTCACGCTGCTCGCGATGCACGAGGACCACCCGGGTCTGGTCGTCGGCGCTCGCCGCAACTCCCCGCTCGTGATCGGGCTCGGCGAGGGCGAGAACTTCCTCGGATCCGACGTCGCCGCCTTCGTCGAGCACACCCGCAAGGCGCTCGCGATCGGCCAGGACCAGATCGTCTCGATCACGCCTTCCGAGGTCACCGTCACCGACTTCGAAGGCAACCCGGTCGAGGCCGAGCCGTTCGACGTGTCGTGGGATGCCGCCGCCGCCGAGAAGGGCGGATGGTCATCGTTCATGGCCAAGGAGGTCGCAGAGCAGCCCCAGGCCGTCGCGAACACGATCCTCGGCCGCGTGCACGACGGACAGGTCGTCATCCCCGAACTCGACGGGCTCGACGAGCTCTTCATCGGCATCAACCGTGTGATCATCACGGCCTGCGGCACGGCATCCTACGCAGCCCTCGTCGGAAAGTACGCGATCGAGCAGTGGGCCCGCGTCGCGACCGACGTCGAGCTCGCGCACGAGTTCCGCTACCGCGACCCGGTGATCGGCGACGACACGCTCGTCATCTCGATCAGCCAGTCCGGCGAGACCATGGACACGCTCATGGCCGTCAAGTACGCCCGCGAGCGCGGTGCGCGCACCCTCTCGATCTGCAACACGCAGGGCGCGACGATCCCTCGCGAATCGGATGCCGTCGTCTACACCCACGCGGGTCCCGAAGTCGCCGTCGCATCGACCAAGGCGTTCTCGGCGCAGATCACCGCGCTGCTGCTGCTCGGCCTGCACATGGGGCGCGTGCGCCAGACGCTGACCGACGACACCGCGGTTTCTGAGCTTGCGGACCTGCCCGACAAAATCGCCCGCGTGCTGGCCGAGGAGCACGACCACGTCTCGCAGCTCGCCGGCTGGATGGCCGACACGCGTTCGGTGCTGTTCCTCGGCCGCCACGTCGGATACCCGATCGCCCTCGAGGGTGCGCTCAAGCTCAAGGAGATCTCGTACATCCACGCCGAGGGTTTCGCCGCCGGCGAGCTCAAGCACGGCCCGATCGCCCTGATCGAGCCCGGCCAGCCGGTGTTCGTCATCGTGCCGTCGCCGCGCCACTCCGCGCTGATCCATTCCAAGGTCGTCTCGAACATCCAGGAGATCCGCGCCCGCGGTGCCCGCGTGATCGTGATCGCCGAAGAGGGCGATGCCGCCGTGCTCCCGTTCGCCGACGAGGTCATCCACATCCCGCTCGCCGGGCCCATGTTCGAGCCGGTGCTCGCGGTCGTGCCGCTGCAGATCTTCGCGATGGCCCTGGCCACGGCCAAGGGCCTGGACGTCGACCAGCCCCGCAACCTCGCGAAGTCCGTCACGGTCGAGTAG
- the tsaE gene encoding tRNA (adenosine(37)-N6)-threonylcarbamoyltransferase complex ATPase subunit type 1 TsaE, protein MIDPAFLGRREIATSDAMEHLGLIIGEQLQPGDLLVLTGPLGAGKTTFTRGLASGMGVRGPVQSPTFVIARTHPSLVGRAPLVHVDAYRLGSASELDDLDIDFARSVVVIEWGREMAPSIADAWWDIELERPVGVAGDDVADEDLDADAPRVVTIERITK, encoded by the coding sequence ATGATCGATCCGGCCTTTCTCGGACGTCGCGAGATCGCGACGTCGGATGCCATGGAGCACCTCGGCCTCATCATCGGTGAGCAGTTGCAGCCGGGCGATCTGCTCGTGCTGACCGGTCCGCTCGGGGCGGGGAAGACGACGTTCACCCGCGGCCTCGCGTCGGGAATGGGCGTGCGCGGTCCTGTGCAGAGCCCGACGTTCGTGATCGCGCGCACGCATCCGTCGCTCGTCGGCCGTGCGCCGCTCGTGCATGTGGACGCGTACCGGCTGGGATCGGCCTCGGAGCTCGACGACCTCGACATCGACTTCGCGAGGTCGGTGGTCGTGATCGAGTGGGGACGCGAGATGGCCCCGTCGATCGCGGATGCCTGGTGGGACATCGAGCTCGAGCGGCCTGTGGGCGTCGCGGGGGACGACGTGGCCGACGAGGACCTGGATGCTGACGCCCCCCGCGTCGTGACGATAGAGCGCATCACGAAGTAG
- a CDS encoding type IV toxin-antitoxin system AbiEi family antitoxin domain-containing protein, with product MLQPAQLLPHFDGIARGTQLQAFGCTRTDLAAAARSGDIVRVRPGVYALAGIDPRVITAAEHGGALTCAAALRSHGVWMLPEKKKKKEEEGTEVHVWMGKAGRRHHTECGCVTHHSPGKAQLGMAPVAAALIHLFRCADHETFFAAYESAWNQRLIMASDRDRIRRELPLTAGWLLDLARGDAESGLESLLRLRLHLLGIRLDCQVQIDGVGRVDFVIGGRVILEADGKVNHDGSMRHKDLIRDAEASARGYETLRFDYSMIVYDWDRVVAAILPALARARA from the coding sequence ATGCTTCAGCCCGCCCAGCTCCTCCCCCACTTCGACGGCATCGCGCGCGGTACGCAGCTTCAGGCGTTCGGATGCACTCGCACAGATCTCGCCGCCGCGGCGCGCTCCGGTGACATCGTCCGAGTCCGTCCCGGTGTGTACGCGCTGGCCGGGATCGATCCACGCGTCATCACGGCTGCGGAACACGGCGGCGCACTCACCTGCGCTGCCGCCCTTCGAAGCCACGGCGTCTGGATGCTTCCCGAGAAGAAGAAGAAGAAGGAAGAGGAGGGCACCGAGGTCCACGTGTGGATGGGCAAGGCCGGTCGCCGGCACCACACCGAATGCGGGTGTGTCACACATCACAGTCCTGGCAAGGCACAGCTCGGCATGGCCCCCGTCGCCGCAGCCCTCATCCACTTGTTCCGCTGCGCCGACCACGAGACATTCTTCGCTGCGTACGAGTCCGCCTGGAATCAGCGATTGATCATGGCGAGCGATCGTGACCGCATCAGACGGGAGCTGCCACTCACCGCGGGGTGGCTCCTGGACCTCGCGCGCGGCGATGCCGAGAGCGGTTTGGAGTCGCTGCTCCGCTTGCGACTGCATCTTCTCGGAATCCGGCTCGACTGCCAAGTGCAGATCGACGGCGTCGGCAGAGTGGATTTCGTGATCGGCGGACGCGTGATCCTCGAGGCTGACGGCAAGGTGAACCACGACGGCAGCATGCGGCACAAGGACCTGATCCGGGATGCCGAGGCTTCAGCTCGCGGCTACGAGACGCTGCGCTTCGACTACTCGATGATCGTGTACGACTGGGACCGGGTCGTCGCAGCGATCCTGCCTGCACTCGCACGTGCTCGGGCCTGA
- the alr gene encoding alanine racemase: protein MAAIADNTRHFRRLTGVDVIAVVKANAYGHGAASAAVAALSGGATRLGVAEIAEAVDLRRQGINAPIVAWLHEPGERFESAAANGIEVGISSFDQLEAAGAAAGSDGPVGVHLKLETGLSRNGVAPGDWNRVFAEAARLERIGRLRIIGLFSHLSNASRADDLEALARFEAGTAAAASAGIRPEIRHIAATAAAIDHPETRLDAVRIGIGLYGLSPFDDRSSADLGLRPAMTLRASVAAVRRVPAGAGVSYGYDHRANHDTTLALIPLGYADGIPRQASGRGPVMINGRRFSVAGRVAMDQFVVDVGDAHVAVGDEAVVFGDPTLGAPSATEWANAASTINYEIVTRIGNRVPRRGA from the coding sequence ATGGCGGCGATCGCCGACAACACCCGGCACTTCCGTCGCCTCACGGGCGTCGACGTCATCGCCGTCGTCAAGGCCAACGCATACGGGCACGGGGCCGCATCGGCGGCCGTCGCCGCGCTCTCGGGCGGAGCGACCAGGCTCGGCGTCGCCGAGATCGCCGAGGCCGTCGACCTGCGCCGACAGGGCATCAACGCCCCGATCGTCGCCTGGCTGCACGAGCCGGGCGAGCGCTTCGAGTCGGCAGCCGCGAACGGCATCGAGGTCGGCATCTCCTCCTTCGACCAGCTCGAGGCGGCTGGCGCCGCGGCAGGCAGCGACGGACCCGTCGGAGTGCACCTGAAGCTCGAGACCGGGCTCTCGCGCAACGGCGTCGCGCCCGGCGACTGGAATCGTGTCTTCGCCGAAGCCGCGCGGCTCGAGAGGATCGGCCGACTCCGCATCATCGGCCTCTTCAGCCACCTCTCCAATGCATCGCGTGCCGATGACCTCGAAGCGCTCGCGCGGTTCGAGGCCGGCACTGCTGCCGCAGCATCCGCCGGCATCCGCCCAGAGATTCGGCACATCGCGGCCACGGCCGCGGCGATCGATCACCCCGAGACGCGACTGGATGCCGTGCGCATCGGCATCGGCCTCTACGGGCTCTCGCCGTTCGATGACCGCTCGTCCGCCGACCTCGGGCTGCGTCCGGCGATGACCCTGCGCGCGTCCGTCGCCGCCGTGCGACGCGTACCGGCCGGCGCCGGCGTCTCTTACGGCTACGACCACCGCGCGAACCACGACACGACGCTCGCCCTGATTCCGCTCGGTTATGCCGACGGCATCCCGCGCCAGGCATCCGGTCGCGGCCCCGTCATGATCAACGGACGCCGGTTCTCGGTCGCCGGACGCGTCGCGATGGACCAGTTCGTCGTCGACGTCGGCGACGCTCATGTGGCGGTCGGCGACGAGGCCGTGGTGTTCGGGGATCCGACGCTCGGCGCGCCTTCGGCGACGGAGTGGGCGAACGCCGCGAGCACCATCAATTACGAGATCGTCACGCGCATCGGCAACCGCGTGCCTCGGCGGGGCGCATGA
- the tsaB gene encoding tRNA (adenosine(37)-N6)-threonylcarbamoyltransferase complex dimerization subunit type 1 TsaB encodes MILAVDTSLGTAVAIVDAGGRRRADASSPDPLGHAEVIGSLLQRALAEAGEEITHVVAGMGPGPFTGLRIGIATARAFALGRHIPVIAVPSHFAAALSILEQDPEAGTFAIVTDARRRELAISVFRGLDADGIPHLKSETVLVPRTGADAYLDGLDAREVTTVDAAALARVGIRAANAGRELAGAEPLYLRQPDVTVPGAPKRVGL; translated from the coding sequence GTGATTCTCGCTGTCGACACCTCCCTGGGCACGGCCGTCGCGATCGTCGACGCCGGCGGCCGCCGTCGCGCCGACGCGTCCAGCCCCGACCCGCTCGGACACGCCGAGGTCATCGGCTCCCTGCTGCAGCGGGCTCTGGCTGAGGCGGGCGAGGAGATCACCCACGTCGTCGCAGGTATGGGACCCGGCCCCTTCACCGGGCTCCGGATCGGCATCGCCACCGCGCGGGCGTTCGCGCTCGGCCGGCACATCCCCGTGATCGCCGTGCCGAGCCACTTCGCCGCGGCACTCAGCATCCTCGAGCAGGATCCCGAGGCCGGCACGTTCGCGATCGTCACGGATGCTCGTCGTCGGGAGCTCGCGATCAGCGTGTTCCGCGGGCTCGATGCCGACGGCATCCCGCACCTGAAATCCGAGACGGTGCTCGTGCCGCGCACCGGCGCCGACGCGTATCTCGACGGTCTCGACGCGCGCGAGGTCACCACGGTCGACGCCGCAGCCCTCGCCAGGGTCGGCATCCGCGCCGCGAACGCCGGGCGCGAACTGGCCGGCGCCGAACCCCTCTACCTGCGCCAGCCCGACGTCACCGTCCCCGGTGCCCCGAAGCGGGTGGGACTGTGA
- the rarD gene encoding EamA family transporter RarD, whose protein sequence is MSLEASPRTRAAGAAYSVAAYLIWGLLPLYFLLLVPTGPWEVVAARVVFSLVFCLLLLTVARGWRRIMAIIRQPRLLAWTALAGVLIYVNWQVFLIGTLSGHVVETALGYFINPITTVLLGVFVLRERIRRLQWVAIGVAVVAVVVIIVAYGSFPWIALSLTASFGTYGLIKKKIGPAVDAVSGLTLESFWLLPIAVVQLIIVAQTTGITFGTVSTWHTVLMLFAGIATAVPLLLFASGARRINLTVIGMIQFITPIMQFLTGVLLLHEPMPPERWIGFVIVWIAVGVFVIDLLRAGRRGRRTRVAPVA, encoded by the coding sequence GTGAGCCTCGAAGCATCGCCCCGCACCCGCGCAGCAGGAGCCGCGTACTCGGTGGCCGCCTACCTGATCTGGGGGCTGCTGCCGCTGTACTTCCTGCTGCTCGTGCCGACCGGGCCGTGGGAGGTCGTCGCGGCGCGCGTGGTCTTCTCGCTCGTGTTCTGCCTGCTGCTGCTCACGGTCGCGCGGGGCTGGCGGCGCATCATGGCGATCATCCGGCAGCCCAGACTGCTCGCGTGGACGGCGCTCGCCGGAGTGCTCATCTACGTCAACTGGCAGGTGTTCCTGATCGGAACCCTGAGCGGGCACGTCGTCGAGACGGCGCTGGGCTACTTCATCAACCCGATCACCACCGTGCTGCTCGGTGTCTTCGTGCTGCGCGAGCGCATCCGTCGCCTGCAGTGGGTCGCGATCGGGGTCGCCGTCGTCGCGGTCGTCGTCATCATCGTCGCGTACGGCTCGTTCCCGTGGATCGCGCTGTCGCTGACAGCATCCTTCGGCACCTATGGATTGATCAAGAAGAAGATCGGACCGGCGGTGGATGCCGTGAGCGGGCTCACGCTCGAGTCGTTCTGGCTGCTGCCGATCGCCGTGGTGCAGCTGATCATCGTCGCGCAGACCACCGGCATCACGTTCGGCACGGTGAGCACGTGGCACACCGTGCTCATGCTGTTCGCCGGCATCGCGACCGCTGTGCCTCTGCTGCTGTTCGCCTCCGGCGCCCGCCGCATCAACCTCACGGTGATCGGGATGATCCAGTTCATCACCCCGATCATGCAGTTCCTCACCGGAGTGCTGCTGCTTCACGAGCCGATGCCGCCCGAGCGATGGATCGGATTCGTGATCGTGTGGATCGCGGTCGGCGTGTTCGTCATCGACCTGCTGCGCGCCGGTCGGCGCGGTCGGCGCACGCGGGTGGCTCCCGTCGCCTGA
- the rimI gene encoding ribosomal protein S18-alanine N-acetyltransferase, with the protein MTIRIATPADLDAIMAIENASFPSDAWSAESMAAELVTEYSHYLVDEDGGEIIGYAGLRSIRGNADADIQTIALVEARRGEGRGRRMLRTLLAEASARGAREVFLEVRADNPGAEGLYISEGFEELARRPHYYQPDNVDAIVMKLDLRRWAAAAQKETTA; encoded by the coding sequence GTGACCATCCGCATCGCCACCCCCGCCGACCTCGACGCGATCATGGCCATCGAGAACGCCTCGTTCCCGAGCGATGCGTGGAGCGCCGAATCGATGGCGGCCGAACTCGTCACCGAGTACAGCCACTACCTCGTCGACGAGGACGGCGGCGAGATCATCGGATATGCCGGGCTCCGCTCGATCCGTGGAAATGCGGATGCTGACATTCAGACCATCGCCCTCGTCGAAGCCCGCCGTGGCGAGGGGAGAGGACGCCGGATGCTGCGGACTCTGCTCGCCGAAGCATCCGCCCGCGGCGCCCGCGAAGTCTTCCTCGAGGTGCGCGCCGACAATCCGGGTGCCGAGGGGCTCTACATCTCCGAGGGGTTCGAGGAGCTCGCCCGCCGCCCGCACTACTACCAGCCCGACAACGTCGACGCGATCGTGATGAAGCTCGATCTGCGCCGGTGGGCTGCCGCGGCGCAGAAGGAGACCACAGCATGA
- a CDS encoding class I SAM-dependent methyltransferase, with amino-acid sequence MDMSELTALLTPEGLRLLDEVGPIASAGEVAGAVSRLRAAGHSPDLVSAVVGQAHLRTKAVPKFGGFAERMLFTRAGLEQATRLGVAARHAGRMRRAGITRVADLGCGIGGDSLAFAGAGLSVVAVDADEVTAAIAAYNLAPFGERGSLSERSETKQVERPQGVEATVTVQHGTAEDFVSANFPSANFGEVHDLRTNSADSSEDAALLRDSRTAVWLDPARRTTGHSETRRVTASDYSPSLDWAFDLAERMPVGIKLGPGHDRDSLPADVEAQWVSADGSVVELVLWSRELARDGVRRAALVIRGDESHELTAGADAEDAEVRELGAFLHEPDGAVIRARLIGDVARSIDAGMLDEKIAYLTGDAALTSPFVQSFRVREVMAANPKAINTVLRAADIGTIEIKKRGMDIDPAAFRKKLSLKGSQTATLILTRVGDRRMAILADRV; translated from the coding sequence ATGGACATGTCCGAGCTCACCGCGCTGCTCACCCCCGAGGGCCTTCGGCTGCTCGATGAGGTGGGCCCGATCGCTTCCGCTGGAGAGGTCGCCGGTGCCGTCTCGAGGCTGCGTGCGGCAGGGCACTCCCCCGATCTCGTGTCCGCTGTCGTGGGTCAGGCCCACCTGCGCACGAAGGCAGTACCGAAGTTCGGCGGCTTCGCCGAGCGGATGCTGTTCACCAGAGCCGGCCTCGAGCAGGCGACGCGTCTGGGGGTGGCGGCACGGCACGCGGGGCGCATGCGCCGCGCCGGAATCACACGCGTGGCTGACCTTGGCTGCGGCATCGGCGGAGACTCGCTCGCCTTCGCAGGTGCCGGGCTCAGCGTGGTGGCAGTGGATGCCGATGAGGTCACCGCCGCGATCGCCGCCTACAACCTGGCCCCCTTCGGCGAGCGCGGGTCGTTGAGCGAGCGCAGCGAGACGAAACAGGTTGAGCGACCGCAGGGAGTCGAAGCCACTGTGACGGTGCAGCACGGCACGGCCGAGGACTTCGTGAGCGCCAACTTCCCGAGCGCTAACTTCGGAGAAGTGCACGATCTTCGGACCAATTCAGCAGATTCCTCCGAAGATGCTGCACTTCTCCGAGATTCGCGCACGGCGGTCTGGCTCGACCCAGCCCGGCGCACGACCGGTCACAGCGAGACGCGGCGGGTCACGGCATCCGACTACTCCCCCTCACTCGACTGGGCGTTCGACCTCGCAGAACGGATGCCGGTCGGCATCAAGCTCGGCCCCGGTCACGATCGCGACAGCCTGCCCGCGGATGTCGAGGCGCAGTGGGTCAGCGCCGACGGCAGCGTGGTCGAACTCGTGCTGTGGTCTCGTGAGCTCGCGCGCGACGGCGTGCGGCGTGCGGCGCTCGTGATCCGCGGTGACGAGTCTCACGAGCTCACGGCAGGGGCGGATGCCGAAGATGCCGAAGTTCGCGAGCTCGGTGCCTTCCTGCACGAGCCGGACGGCGCCGTCATCCGTGCGCGCTTGATCGGTGACGTCGCGCGCAGCATCGATGCCGGGATGCTGGACGAGAAGATCGCCTATCTCACCGGGGATGCCGCGTTGACGAGCCCCTTCGTGCAGTCGTTCCGGGTGCGCGAGGTGATGGCGGCCAATCCCAAGGCGATCAACACGGTACTCAGGGCCGCCGACATCGGCACGATCGAGATCAAGAAGCGCGGCATGGACATCGACCCGGCGGCGTTCCGGAAGAAGCTGAGCCTGAAGGGCTCGCAGACCGCCACGCTGATCCTCACTCGCGTCGGAGATCGGCGGATGGCGATCCTCGCCGATCGGGTGTGA
- a CDS encoding holo-ACP synthase: MIIGTGIDLVDIPRFERTMSRTPRLMERLFAPSERTLRLPSLAARYAAKEALIKALGGSDGVHWTEIEIASEPSGRPHFLLTGSTADAVTGKGILKLHLTMSHDAGLATAFVVAEGEPL; encoded by the coding sequence GTGATCATCGGGACCGGCATCGACCTCGTGGACATCCCGCGGTTCGAACGCACGATGTCCCGCACACCGCGGCTCATGGAGCGACTCTTCGCCCCGTCCGAACGCACGCTGAGGCTACCGTCGCTCGCCGCGCGCTACGCCGCGAAAGAGGCGCTGATCAAGGCTCTCGGCGGGTCGGACGGCGTGCACTGGACCGAGATCGAGATCGCATCCGAGCCATCCGGCCGCCCGCATTTCCTGCTCACGGGATCGACGGCCGACGCGGTCACCGGCAAAGGCATCCTGAAACTGCACCTGACCATGTCGCATGACGCGGGCCTCGCCACTGCGTTCGTCGTCGCCGAGGGGGAGCCGCTGTGA
- a CDS encoding GIY-YIG nuclease family protein: MYILRCSDGSYYTGSTAFADVIARVWEHNNVDEKAAAYTRRRRPVVLVYGEEFDRIDEAYFREKQVQGWSRQKKTALIEERGDDLPGLSRNRLQRPPGASTGSATG, translated from the coding sequence ATGTACATACTCAGATGCTCCGATGGGAGCTACTACACCGGAAGCACGGCCTTCGCTGACGTGATCGCCCGCGTGTGGGAACACAACAACGTGGACGAGAAGGCCGCCGCGTACACCCGTAGGAGGCGCCCAGTTGTTCTCGTATACGGCGAAGAATTCGATCGCATCGACGAGGCGTATTTCCGTGAGAAACAGGTACAGGGATGGTCGCGACAGAAGAAGACGGCGTTGATCGAGGAACGCGGCGATGACCTTCCGGGGCTGTCGCGAAATCGCCTGCAACGCCCGCCGGGCGCTTCGACAGGCTCAGCGACCGGCTAG